A single window of Uloborus diversus isolate 005 chromosome 5, Udiv.v.3.1, whole genome shotgun sequence DNA harbors:
- the LOC129223265 gene encoding uncharacterized protein LOC129223265, producing MHTIIAPTLSARPWVAAPHNSRLHPQQHFEDSSHPELLSATSSTTNSGYTPSVSSQSSSPDIEAYHMPHHHHRPGKESGNASCFGEPHHHHLYKPKIWSLADTATNKAVETALMPYVHQDLCSPAGGTWLGGGGTSKGYENCNSSSLSFQRFGGYNCSLHSFNPISLQTDTPPQTPPNMKVGATAAAAPVPSSAYMESAAYAMGHASALCAPTTDGMPDVQMQDDKMDDFSNSHSSGLPQTSTSNQNLNSDCIADDYDDPSQYSGQAVR from the exons ATGCACACCATCATCGCTCCGACCCTTTCTGCTCGTCCGTGGGTAGCAGCACCCCACAACAGCAGGCTGCACCCTCAGCAGCACTTCGAGGACTCTTCACACCCAGAGCTGCTGTCCGCCACGTCCTCCACCACCAACAGTGGCTACACTCCGTCCGTCTCTTCGCAGAGCTCCTCGCCGGACATCGAGGCGTACCACATGCCGCACCACCACCACCGTCCGGGCAAGGAGTCCGGCAACGCGTCCTGCTTCGGGGAACCCCATCACCACCACCTCTACAAGCCCAAGATCTGGTCGCTGGCGGACACGGCCACCAACAAGGCAGTGGAAACTGCACTCATGCCCTATGTCCACCAAGACCTGTGCTCTCCGGCCGGCGGGACGTGGCTGGGCGGAGGTGGCACCTCCAAGGGATACGAG AATTGCAACAGCAGCAGTCTCTCGTTCCAGAGGTTTGGTGGCTACAACTGCAGCTTACACAGCTTCAACCCGATCTCTCTGCAGACGGACACGCCGCCCCAGACGCCCCCCAACATGAAGGTGGGCGCCACTGCCGCAGCAGCCCCTGTGCCTTCTTCAGCCTACATGGAGAGCGCGGCCTACGCCATGGGGCACGCTTCCGCCCTCTGCGCCCCCACCACAGACGGAATGCCCGACGTGCAAATGCAAG ACGACAAGATGGATGACTTCAGCAATAGCCACTCCTCCGGTTTACCTCAGACCTCTACGTCCAACCAAAACCTAAACTCGGACTGCATCGCGGACGACTACGACGATCCGTCACAATACTCCGGCCAGGCCGTGCGGTAG